The sequence TGGTTCTGTAATGATAGAACCTCTCCCTGGGTGCGCAGAAGCTGGACCTGCAGCTCATCACACTTCTCCCCCAGCTCACGGATCTGCTTGCGATACTGGTCCTTATCCTGAAGGTTTTGTGCAATCTCCTTGTGGTATTCCTCTCTAGTTGACATTGCctatttcaataaaaaaaaactttaaaaatTGTTGGTTTTGCTAAGTCAGACAGTGACTCGACAGAGCAGGACTCACCTTGTCTGAATACActttgtgcatttgtgcatttgtgcaaCTGCACCCTCAGTTCCttttaaaaaaactttttttaaatcGCTCCACAGACGTTACGGCTAGACGCCTGTCTTCAGCATGATTATGGTGATTTAGCACCCAGTTGTGTTGAGCACGCGAGTTTGATTATTTACTGATCCTGTCTGGCCCTGCAGCCTTTCTGAATGTAGCTCTTACCTCATCCTCCTTGATGCATATGGGTGGCATTGGAGAGGGAGTAGGAGGGATGGCCAGTGGAAAAGATTTCTCTAACCGTATATACTCATTTAATTTCTCTGGGTTATTTTGTAATCTGTCATGCCCTCAGTATTTGTACATCCGACAGGAAAAAAACACCTTTGCACCATCTGCCTTAACAATCCTCCTCCCATAATATTTTTATAATAATCTGCTTGGCTGCAACTGTGTGCTTTTCAGACCACTGAAAATGGGAACTTTCTCAATAAGTAGTGGTTCTAAGTTacatatttcacaaataatTAACTTATTTCAATCAGTTTTCTATGCTTCTTTGTAAAGATGGGTTTAAgtgtagcctggaaaatccagaccctggtaatctagaaagattaaagGTCTGACCacaaacaatgtaatggcccaactcgaggggcggcaacaagcatgcatttaaaaatctcactgcacgcaattggataacactagaccatgtttactctgaatgatttcggactttgacggaatcggataacactacgaccaatgtgtactgtcctccaacgttgcagcgctgtcttcatcagtttagctggttcccaggaatgtggggtaaaagtaacgtgcatcattgttCATTGcgagagtgtctcgcagagacaattccattgtgctcttgcgagaactctggatttccagggtagttcAAGTGTGTCCTTACAGAAAACTTCACCAGGTACTCAAGGCCAAGGGTGCCAACAGGTAAGGGTGAAAAGGTAAAAACGGGGGAGTCATCGGCATCTCTACCACGAACGGGCTCAAGGCCCATGTAGGGAACAAGGTTTGAATTTGAGGCTTTCCTATCAAATAAAGGCTTGAAAtcgtaagttacgcatgtaactatggatctgtgagaccgagggatgaccgtcactacggtctaaaaaagtaATGATCTccttcgttctgcctatcaccgagaccatatgtcaacaaagtcatgcccatgacctccggaagcagaacgactcaagcttgtaaatagcggagattgctcccggttcagtctcctaccttgagcgcctcaggatggtccgagcgacaaggatagtgacggtcatccctcggtctcagaagatccatagttacatgcgtaacttacgatctgtttcgacctcactctgaccgtcactacggtctaaaaaagggatGACACATACCAAAAAAGTCGCGAGGAGCTCTAAGCTAACCATTAAAACCTCGCTCGGCCACGGACATGAGGGCAGCGTCGCCAACCGGAGCTGGGCGAGTGACGTCCACCCTATAAAACCTGGTAAAAGTGCAAGGCGTCGCCCATGAAGCCGCTGCACAGATATCGCTTGCTGGTACCCCCTTAAGGGCAGCCCAAGACGTAGCCATACTCCTGGTGGAGTGAGCCCTTGTACACGAAGGGACTGGCATTCCCCGAGCCCGGTAGGCATGGGAAATAACCTCAACCAGCCAATGTGACAGCCGCTGTTTGGAAAGCGGTAGCCCCTGCTTCGCCGCTCCATAACAGACAAAAAGTTGAGTGTGTTCCCTCCTCAACGACTGTGTACGGGCCAGATAAGCTCTCAAAGCCCTGACTGGGCACAGAGTGAGCAACTTGTCGCGTTCTGCCTGTGAGGCAGCAGATGGCTGGAATTGGGTCAGCTCCAGAACCTGGTTGATAGACTGCTGATTTAAAACCTTAGGCAGGAAGGCTGGATTAGGCCAAAGTGACACGCCAGTGCCCCCTGCCTGCCACCTTAGGCAGTCTTCGCTGACGGAGAGGGTGCACAGCTCCCCGACGCGCTTGGCCGAACAAAGAGCCAGGAGAAAGCAAGTTTTAAGAGACAAAGATCGCAGATCTGCATCTGTGGCTCATACGGGCCTTCAGTAAGTGACATTAAAACAGTGGGCAAATCCCAGTTCGGTACCCGCAAAGTGCGAACTGGACGCAACCGGCGGGCCCCTTTTAAAAACTGACCAATCAGTGGATGCCTACCCAAGGGTCTGTTATCCGCACCCTGGTGAAAGGCTGAAATGGCCGAGGCATAAACCTTCACAGTACTGACCGCCTTGCCTTGATCCAAATAGGACTGCAAGAAGCGCAAAACTTGTGGCACAGGGCAAACCGCTGGCTCAAGACCCAAGCTGGCACACCAATCCGAAAAGATCCTCCACCTGAgaaacctggcaatagccagatgaattttgctccgcctagctccactcatccatctggaaccgatccattgaagtgttgcttcagaaggctgggcctaatcaaaaaatgcttgcatatgattgaataagccacttgtccgtcatctattgacgtgctacttcaaccactcacatcgaagccaacccgtgacgctaataacagactcacagtcgtttctacgctatgtcacatctatgaaactcccgccctgcgtcctgattggctaaaccataaagttggttggagaaatcactctcaatggaagaggtcccagatggatgtgagtgaagctaggcggagctaagcggaacgacattcatctggctagggtcaggttaccaCCTGAGTGCATAGCAAGCTCTAGTAGAAGGAGCCCTGGCGTTGTTCAGTCTCCTGCACAGACTCAGCTAGCTGTTCAATGACGGACTCTGCAGGGGCCAAACCCACAGGCGCAGGGCACCTGGGTTCGGATGCCAGATCTGCCCGTGTGCTTGGGACAGAAGATCCGCCCGGCAGGGTAACTGCCATGGCTGACCCTGCAGGAGCCGGAGAAGGTCGGGGAACCAAGGCCTCGCCGGCCACCGTGGAGCAACCAGCAGAACTGTGTGTCGGCCCTCCCTGATCCTCCGCAGGACCTGAGGTACAAGGGGATGGAGGAAAAGCGTACAACAAGCCTGTCGGCCAGTCTTGTGACAGAGCATCCAGGCCCAAACTGCCTCCCTGTCCCACGAGAGAGTACCACTCTGGGCAGTGAGTCGTTTCCGCCGACGCAAACAGGTCCACTTGTGCAGTCCCATACTGAGCCCAGACCTGGCTGACCACCTCTGGGTTCAATCTCCATTCCCCCGGGAGTGGCCCGGTCCTGGAGAGAATGTCGGCCGCCCTGTTCTCCACGCTTGGAATGTGCACTGCCCTCACTGAAGCCAGACGCGGCCATGCCCATGACAGCCACTCCTCCGCCACCTGGAGGCACCGCCGGGACCTCGTGCCGCCCTGGTGATTGACATGATACACCGCCGAGGTGCTGTCTGACCTCaccagaacatgttggcttcgcAACCCTGGCAGGAACATCTGCAGGGCGAGATGGATGGCCTTCAGCTCGAGGACGTTGATGTGCTCTGACGTCCAGGAGGGAGGCCACACACCCATCGCTGACAGCCCTTCCCAGATAGCTCCCCAGCCTGTCAGAGAAGCGTCTGTCGAGATgacttgcctcttgtgaggaagGCCCCCCAGTGGAACCCCCTGGAGTAAAAACCTCCTGTCCCTCCAAGGACGCAGGGCTCGGATGCAAGCAGGAGACACCCGCAACTTCACATGCCTGTCGTCTCTCGGGTGGAGCTGAAAGGCATTGAACCAACACTGCTGGGGGCGTGCCTTCAGCAGGCCCAATGGCAGTACCGCAGCTGCCGCGGCCATTAAGCCCAACAGCCTCTGGACTTTGTGGGCGGTGACCAGTCTGCCCAGCCGAAAGCCTGTCAGAGCCTCGGTCAAGCTGTCTACCCTCCGTGGAGTGAGATACGCCGTCATGCTGAACGAGTTGAGGAGGACACCAAGGAAATCCGCCTACTGGCGGGGCTGCAAATTGCTTTTTTTCCAGTTGACCGTGAAACCCAGGGCCTGGATACGGGTCAGAACTGCTTCAGTGTTGTGCACCACCTGCACCTGAGATGGGGCAAAAATTAGTCGTCCAGGTACGGTAGGATCTTTAGGCCCCGGGCCTGGAGGGGGGCTAGCGCGTCTGCCACCACGCGAGTAAAAATTCTGGGGGCCAGTGAAAAGCCAAATGGGAGGACCTGAaactggaacaccctgccttggAAGGCGAGCGGAGGAAGGACCTGTGTGCTGGGCAGATAGGGACGTGGAAGTACGCGTCTTTTAGATCCAGAGACGTAAAccactccccttcctggatggaCCGAATCACTATTCCAGTGTGGACCATTCTGAATGACAGCACCTTGAGGTATCGGTTCAAGGGCCTGAGGTCGAGGACCGGCCGGTAACCTCCGTCTTTTTTGGGCACAATAAAATATTTGGCATAAAACCCAGTGTGCTGTGCGTGCACCGGTACTTCTGAGATGGCCCCTTTCAGAAGCAACTCCTGGACCTCCTTGACAAGCACGGAATTTAAAAGGGGGTCTTTCACAGACGTCATCTTGACCCCTGAAAACGTAGGGGGCTGCCGTCGAAACTGTAGGCGGTAACCGTGAGTCACCGTAGCCACAACCCAAGAGTCTGGCACAATCCCTTCCCAGGAGGTCCTGGACAGCTGGGAAGGGCAATCGACGGGCAGCCCGGATCCCTAGGCAGGACCGCCACCGCGGCCTGCACCTCTGCCTGCGCCCCGTCGAGGTCTTCGCTGTCCTCTGGGCCAGTGAGTTGGGGCTGAGCTCTGGTCTGGTGCACGAAAGCGCCGGTCCCGCGGGGCAGCATAGTTGATACTTACCTGTGGTGTTCGGGCGGGCTGCCACCGCCCATACTTACCTGATGCTGCCCTGTGGGGAACCGGAGCCCGCCTGTGGCACACACGCTGACCAGTTTCTCTAGAAGCGCCAGCCTGTTCCACTCTGTCCAGCACCCCCTGGGAGTCTGGATGGAACACATGCCCAGGCACCACGGGGAGACCTAACAGGTCTGTCCTGATAGCATCAGGGAGAGAGGTTTGGGCAAGTCACACCTGTCTACGGCACAGCACCGCAGAGGCCATAGCGCTCCCCACATCACGCGTCAGCTGGGAGTGGGCTGACAGTGCGCATCCACCAGGGCCCTTGCATCATGGTCCTCCGGGCTCATCATTTTTCGCAGGGCCGCTAGAGTGATAGCCAGGGCTTTGCCCATACGGGCTGCCCGTGCTGATGCGTCAAAGCAGCGAGTGATGAGACGGTCCATCTTGGCATACTCCTTACGCGGGCAGCGTGGATTGGGAGATGCATTGGCAGGCCCCAGGGAAGTCCAGGCGGCGATGGACTGCTCGACCGGCGGCATATCCCCCAGCCCTGAGTCGGCCGGATAGGCAGCCTTTGCCAGCTGACGGCAACCTGGATTGAATTGGGGGCGCTGTAGCGACTTACCCCATGCCGTCCGCAGCACCTTTGTGTAATCCTCTGCCACATGTATACAGGGTGGTGGGCTATTGTGAGAGACGCCTTCCCAGATGCCCCCAAGGGAAGCCATGTCTGGCATAGGGGCCTGAAGACCCAAGGACCTCCACCTGACCATGCTTGGAAGGGGACTCATGTTGCTGGTCCCATTTACGCATGTGCGTATGCTTACGGCCATGCCTATGAGAGTGGGACGGTCGGTCGGGTGAGAGCCGCCTGTCCAGTCTGCCCTCACGCACGTGTCCACATGCCTGGTCATCCCGGCAGAGCCGTTCCTCCCTAGGAAGGTCACAGGCTGCGCTGCAGGGGCTGTCGACATCCTCCAGGAGGTGGGCGGCCCCAAGGCAAGCGGGACACTCTCTATGCCCGTCATTGGGGGCCATCGACTCTGCAGTAGTGTGCCGCCATAGCCTATCACAGaaaacacaatgcaatacaatacaatacaatacaataaggcACTTACCTTGGCCGTTCAACGCACTGGGTCTGCAAGCAGCAGCCCGTAAAGAGAGATACACCAGTGGTGTAATACCAGTACGTGGGTGGCCTGAAGCAGCGTGCGGACACGCTTAGCAGGCTCACACTGGCCCAGCTAGCTGCGGACAGCGGCGACGGGGTATAAACAGATGTACAAAGAAGGCGGCCACCAGTGCGTGAACGCATGCGCCGACGTACACTAGTGGACAACTGGCAAAGAGACACACAGCAGCCCGCACCTCGTGCAAGACTGCACCTAGCAGGCACAAACAGCTAAACTTaccttttcaagtagcctagcacACAACAAAACTTATCAAGAAGCACACAGTAACAGTAGCGCCTAAGCGGCCGAGCACATATGCGCTGATCAGGCCCACACAGGTTCCGGCTGCCAGAGCAGTAAACAGAAATAATAACGGCCCACGCCGGTGCACGAACGCACCCAGCAGGCTTACACCAAGCCCTACTAGCCGCGAACAGCCAGATAAGGTACACAGTAGTTAACAAAAAACAACCCGGAAacctggcacacacaaaagggAAAATAACACTGAAACGGCAGCCCGCAGCAGTGCGCGAACGcaggcagcaggctcacactaGCCCCTCCGCCGTGCGGTATGGGGTGAACTCAGGAAAGGCATCAACAAGTTAAACAAAGTTAAACGAAGTTTcccgaaaaaaaaacacaggttacTGCCACATGCAGACTAACGAACACAGTCAAAGCAAGAAAGCAGTGAAAGTACGTACTCACGTCTCACAGGTCTCAGATGAGGCGATCAAGGTGAaagactgaaccgggagcaatctccgctatttacaagctcgagtcATTCTGTttccggaggtcatgggcatgactttgttgacatatgatctcggtgataggcagaacgaaggtgatcattccttttttagaccgtagtgacggtcagagtgaggtcgaaacagatcaGTCCCGGTCAgtcagttctctctctccatccctgcgcacggggctctcttaaaggagctgcaccattttacaacaattacATCTACATTTTCAGTTTAAGCTTAAACTatcgtgatcaatttaagttcccgtgccccccctggaaaggtgtaatgcccgtccgtgaatttgtgtctgccgccgggtctgCTTGAAATGGGGCTGGCTTTATACAATGACAGACAGAGAAGGACAGTTGGCATTGCCCAGCCAATACCTGCCCTGATGGGGTTATTAAATGGCATAGCAATGTAAGTTCTTTGTAATTGAGTCAACAACTAAGCCAATAACAAACTTTCATTTACAAGAATGATGTGTTTGCAGTATTTCCGAAAGGATtcggtaagagtttaatgtaaGACTTTTTTCAagtttaaaggaaaattccggtatttagcactttgtttcccttttctggtttgttttggatgaactagagtggtggacaccgaaattttgacgattggtcctgtctcaacttttctgactcgttttgaattgcctttgactactcagagtggctgcctgtaggcatactgtaggctaatcaaacatgtcctaaaacaacccttaacgttcgttttcaaaactgtgcaactcaccgagtggttagtggtgttcgttgattattaaaagcaaatatattggcgcaatgtatgatttccagccgtcttatttgctattgtggaactatgtattcagatacctcacaaccgcgcataaacttccgctcaatatttgaacctgaagcatagacggtggcgcagtaatgttaacgtgcaatgagtcttccaacagaaatcaatgggattttgccaaataaaatggcaaataaaacatgacagaaactgtatttcgctatgcTACTATCAAcgaacatcactaaccactcggtgagttgcacagttttgaaaagtaTGCCTGTTGGaagccactctgagtagtcaaaggcgattcaaaacgagtcagaaaggtcaagacaggaccaatcgtcaaaatttcggtgtccaccactccagttcatccaaaacaaaccagaaaagggactcaaagtgctaaataccggaattttcctttaatttcaCCAGTGTTCAGACCTATTCTGAATTGAGAATTTGCTGTCAGCCAGCCGCTCTGCATGTATGAGCAAGAGGTGCATTAGGACACAACAGTTCTAGGAACACAGTTTTGGAGGAGCGGCTACACAGTTTCTAgggctttttttctgtttgcatTCGCACACAGTAGGAACTCTGAGATGACTAATCACACATCGTAACCCAATTATAACCTATATGGACATAAGGTACTGAAACGGTCAGCattgtcatctcatctcatttcCATCTGTCCAGAAGGCATTTGTTGCATGACAGTAGTCAATCTCTGTAGCTTTGTCATGCAGTTTTTAAtgtttcatttaatttaattaaacgGTCCTTTTACTGCCTTGTCATGCAGATCAGTCATGGTTCCTATGCACAAGAAGAAGATCCTACCCCAAAGTAAGAGCTCAAATAGCTGTAGGAACTGTGGTCAGAGGAACTCTTTAAAATGACAGAATTTATAGATATATACTAAAGTTCACCAAGCTTTTCTGTAGCTAGCCTAGTTCACCATCAAAAAACAATCTTGTCCACtctacacatgtacacactatAACAATATGCAGGCTGGCTGAAAATAAAACCTCTAACACCATTAGCAAAAGGGATCTGTTGTTATACTAAATGTTGCAACCAAGACAAAATGTTTGTGTGGTAGAAATATTCTCTTGCAGTAGCACTTCATGAAACTGTAGGCTTTCATTTCTCAAATGATTGTTAAATATAAATGTTTACCTTATTCCTCTCCTCAATGACTTGTTCCATCTGCTTTAAAATGTCTTCCATGCGATCCTGGTACATTCGGGAGTCTTTCCTCAACATGGTATTCTTGAGCTCAAGAACTTCCTTCTCCTCAGAGTACTATAATTGGAGCAGATAATTAGACATTCCTCCATCATCACTACAAATTCTAAACTAAAAGTTCAAAACTAAAAACTAACACAACACCATATTTTGATTTCAGTCCAGAGTTTGCACAATATGACCTAATAAATATGCATCATACTGATAtaactttatatatatatatttatatatatatatattaacatAACTGATACAAAACACAGGAAAGAGTTGGCTGGCTAACCTTGCTGCACATCTGTTCAGCCTCCTTAAGCTCTCTACGTAATGTGCAGAGGCTGTTCACAAGCTCCTGGTATTGTATGTGAGCGTGCTGCTTGTAGTCTTCCATTACCTGACGGCTCATTTCTTGTTCATCAGGTGTTGTTGGTTCCTATAGTAACATACAGTAATTATGACCATTATGTGGGGACATCCTTCTAGTACTGCTTAAAAAAAACTCCCATTATATGTATACAATTAAAGGCATGGTCAACCTGTCTAGTATGTTCCATCTCTTGAAGGCGTGCTGCGAGATGATCATTCTCTTTCTGAAGTTTCCGGATTGTGCCTTTTTTAAGGGTAATTGTACGCTTGCGCTGGATCTCAGAGACACTTTCAGCATTCATCAAGTTGTGCTTAAGCTTCTCaatctggaaaaaaaatgtgAGTAGTCGTCAAATTTTAAGTAGTAGAATAAGATAAAGACGTCTTATTCCCATTTCCATTACATGAGCTCACATAACATTTCTTAAAGTAGGATTGTTGATGTACATGCACATTTGTAGTTACAATTACAATTTCTAGTTACTGTTAGTGGCCCAAACAGGGGCATTGTGCAAGCCAGTTTTTGGGGTGGGCATAATGAGAGTGGGGGAAACTGAGTTCCTTCCTAAGGAACAACAGTGATGCAATTGCCTTAAATTGGACATATTCAAAGGCTTTCTGAAGGATTATTTTGAAACATAAAAGATCCAGATATTAAAAATCTATGACGGCACGGGCTCAACTAGCTTAAAAGGACACAACGCCACTGGGACCAAATATACTGAGGTTCTCACATTGAGCTGCAAGTCTCGGTTACTCATGAGTGCACCGTTTTTTTCCTCACTCAGCCTTGTGATATTATGCATCAGACTGTAGTTCTCATCCTTCAGTTGGCGCATCTCATCCCACAGACGGTCGCGTTCCTCTCGCAAGCGTTGAACACGTTCCTTTTGTTTCCGGAGTTCCTTCTCTCGCACCTGCTGCTCCCTGACAGTGTCGTCTAATATTGCAATCCGCTTGGACGCCTCCTGATGTCGTCTCCGCTCCTCCTCCACTTGCTTCTGCAAACGTGTCACCTCGCTCATTAAGTACTGTGTAAGGCCCGACTCACCTGCTTCATCTTGGAGAAGAGACAAATGATGCTCTTGGTTTATAAGGTACAACAGTTTTCCCATTTCCAAATTTCCCTAATACTGATAATCCGTTTTCATTCATTCTAGATTCCTGTTTAGTTCTAGTTCCACCACTGTGTTCATTAGTTTCAAATAAGTTTTCATTTCATGAATTCCATTTCTATTTAGTTTTAGGTTGTTGTAATTTAACCCCTGGGCCTGATTAAGGTCCCATTCGGTACTGGGGCACATGGATTCTGGAGGCCAGTATGCATGTATTCAGTAGCCATAACCACTAGGCTCATTTTATTTGTGAAGATAACTTTCTGTCATACATTACTAAGCCGCACAGAAACAggctgaaaatgaaaatgaccagaatgtttgtgtgaggatgtaagtaagtaagtaagtaagtatttaatttaatttacataCTGTAGCGCATTTTTCCAAAACAGTCAGTTGTAATCACAAACTGGAAAATGTTAAATAactgacagagaaagggagtccAGAGAAAAGAAGTTCTcagttaagtaaaaaaaaaaaacagatcacAGATAATTGCTGGGGAAATACTGTCTTGCATTCTTGCACAGTAATCCTCTCTTGGGTCATTGCTTACTGTATGTGAAAGTCATGAAAGAATACCATGGAACCACAATTGAAAAAAGAGGTTATGGTAAGTTATGCGTCACTCTGGCCATTTTTATACGTGTTATTGCTTCATAATTACATAATAACAGCCACCAATTTATCATAGCGTTGTCATATTAATAGTTctcatttatttacaaatgggTGGACTCAGAGGGCTCTAAGGGCAAAGTCTTAAGtgctatatatacagtatatattatatatactgCCTAATGTTAAAGTCTTatttaaatatactgtatgtatatatgttaaCATATTTACATGCATTATTGTTTAAATCTGAATATTTGCTCGGTAAGAATAACCCTACACTTAGACAAAGATGATCAGAAACTTTTCTgccatagcctgacgagccagacccacctCAAGATGTAGGATCTGTGaactcaccattggcagtgctcaatccgaggggcgggataaatggttgtctttcaaatttcctctgcacgcaataggatagcgctacaactcacaagtcccatgtgttttcccaccagcggagctagttggctagctacttgatcaaacttttaccaacttaaaaaaagctttacTCGAGTCGCGGTGTTTGCCAggagcagcatccatcttctttgttttcaagtagcagggaattcacgtgGAACCGTCACAACTCTGtcgtcattatgttaagcccgcccaccgactatacacgatgtgattggcctgaccgaagtttggtttttccagctcgcaagccaacggagagttg comes from Alosa sapidissima isolate fAloSap1 chromosome 18, fAloSap1.pri, whole genome shotgun sequence and encodes:
- the card9 gene encoding caspase recruitment domain-containing protein 9 isoform X2 translates to MTDSIHVLDLEDDCWSQLEDYRLLLIKTIEPTRITPYLRQCRVLSSEDEEQIYNDPNLVIRRRKVGVLLDILQRTGTKGYVAFLESLEIDYPQLYQKITGKEPARVFSILVDEAGESGLTQYLMSEVTRLQKQVEEERRRHQEASKRIAILDDTVREQQVREKELRKQKERVQRLREERDRLWDEMRQLKDENYSLMHNITRLSEEKNGALMSNRDLQLNIEKLKHNLMNAESVSEIQRKRTITLKKGTIRKLQKENDHLAARLQEMEHTRQEPTTPDEQEMSRQVMEDYKQHAHIQYQELVNSLCTLRRELKEAEQMCSKYSEEKEVLELKNTMLRKDSRMYQDRMEDILKQMEQVIEERNKAMSTREEYHKEIAQNLQDKDQYRKQIRELGEKCDELQVQLLRTQGEVLSLQNQLRRQHCTYQASDFEDSSLASSFELRSQTSEEEGLTKAKNESQSKASEEHDVCQTDDGGLPQHKKADEDTDKMLKEELPYSCRPRANFYYRRKRAVRAKPAADVHAPCQLEHTSGSENSDTDGFG
- the card9 gene encoding caspase recruitment domain-containing protein 9 isoform X1, translated to MTDSIHVLDLEDDCWSQLEDYRLLLIKTIEPTRITPYLRQCRVLSSEDEEQIYNDPNLVIRRRKVGVLLDILQRTGTKGYVAFLESLEIDYPQLYQKITGKEPARVFSILVDEAGESGLTQYLMSEVTRLQKQVEEERRRHQEASKRIAILDDTVREQQVREKELRKQKERVQRLREERDRLWDEMRQLKDENYSLMHNITRLSEEKNGALMSNRDLQLNIEKLKHNLMNAESVSEIQRKRTITLKKGTIRKLQKENDHLAARLQEMEHTRQEPTTPDEQEMSRQVMEDYKQHAHIQYQELVNSLCTLRRELKEAEQMCSKYSEEKEVLELKNTMLRKDSRMYQDRMEDILKQMEQVIEERNKAMSTREEYHKEIAQNLQDKDQYRKQIRELGEKCDELQVQLLRTQGEVLSLQNQLRRQHCTYQASDFEDSSLASSFELRSQTSEEEGLTKAKNESQSKASEEHDVCQTDDGGLPQHKKADEDTVRCDDKMLKEELPYSCRPRANFYYRRKRAVRAKPAADVHAPCQLEHTSGSENSDTDGFG
- the LOC121690146 gene encoding uncharacterized protein LOC121690146, translating into MTAYLTPRRVDSLTEALTGFRLGRLVTAHKVQRLLGLMAAAAAVLPLGLLKARPQQCWFNAFQLHPRDDRHVKLRVSPACIRALRPWRDRRFLLQGVPLGGLPHKRQVISTDASLTGWGAIWEGLSAMGVWPPSWTSEHINVLELKAIHLALQMFLPGLRSQHVLVRSDSTSAVYHVNHQGGTRSRRCLQVAEEWLSWAWPRLASVRAVHIPSVENRAADILSRTGPLPGEWRLNPEVVSQVWAQYGTAQVDLFASAETTHCPEWYSLVGQGGSLGLDALSQDWPTGLLYAFPPSPCTSGPAEDQGGPTHSSAGCSTVAGEALVPRPSPAPAGSAMAVTLPGGSSVPSTRADLASEPRCPAPVGLAPAESVIEQLAESVQETEQRQGSFY